A window from Solanum stenotomum isolate F172 chromosome 7, ASM1918654v1, whole genome shotgun sequence encodes these proteins:
- the LOC125870312 gene encoding probable WRKY transcription factor 21 isoform X1, with translation MEKIEEANRVAVESCHRVITMLSQPHGEKQFGNLVRETGEAVHKFKKVVTLLNSNLGHARVRKAKKISTPYPHSLLLENPSCKIDDQPKPLQLLPITYPENIRLENGSDVNRIHPSLELNSHSKNPLQLAQQTPLSSYHFAQQQQQLQQQQQRRYQLQQQQMKQQADMMYRRSNSGISLNFDSSTCTPTMSSTRSFISSLSIDGSVANLDGNAFHFIGASRSADQSSFQHKKRCSGRGEEGSVKCGSSGRCHCSKKRKHRVKRSIKVPAISNKLADIPPDEYSWRKYGQKPIKGSPHPRGYYKCSSMRGCPARKHVERCLEEPSMLIVTYEGEHNHPRLPSQSANA, from the exons ATGGAGAAGATTGAGGAAGCTAACAGGGTTGCAGTTGAGAGTTGTCATAGAGTTATTACTATGTTATCTCAACCTCATGGTGAGAAACAGTTTGGAAATTTAGTAAGAGAGACTGGAGAGGCTGTTCACAAGTTCAAGAAAGTGGTGACTCtcttaaattcaaatttggGTCATGCAAGAGTAAGAAAAGCCAAGAAAATTTCGACCCCTTATCCTCATAGCCTCTTGTTAGAGAACCCAAGTTGTAAAATTGATGATCAGCCTAAACCTCTACAGTTGCTTCCTATCACCTATCCTGAAAATATTAGACTAGAAAATGGTTCTGATGTGAATAGGATTCACCCTTCATTGGAGTTAAACTCACATAGTAAAAATCCTCTTCAGTTAGCCCAACAAACACCTTTGTCAAGCTATCACTTTGCTCAACAGCAGCAGCAGTTACAACAGCAACAACAGAGGCGGTATCAGCTTCAGCAGCAACAAATGAAACAGCAGGCGGATATGATGTATCGGCGTAGCAATAGTGGGattagtttaaattttgataGCTCTACATGTACTCCAACTATGTCATCAACGAGGTCGTTTATCTCCTCGTTGAGTATTGATGGAAGTGTTGCTAACTTGGATGGTAATGCCTTCCATTTTATTGGGGCTTCTCGCTCTGCGGATCAGAGCTCATTTCAACATAAGAAAAGGTGCTCTGGAAGGGGAGAGGAGGGAAGTGTGAAATGTGGAAGCAGTGGCAGATGCCACTGCTCGAAGAAGAG GAAGCACAGGGTAAAGAGGTCAATCAAGGTTCCTGCTATAAGTAACAAACTAGCTGATATTCCCCCGGATGAGTATTCTTGGAGAAAATATGGACAGAAACCGATTAAAGGTTCTCCGCACCCCAG GGGATACTATAAGTGTAGCAGCATGAGAGGCTGTCCTGCCAGGAAACATGTCGAGCGATGCTTGGAAGAACCTTCGATGCTTATTGTCACTTACGAAGGAGAACATAACCATCCTAGGTTGCCATCTCAATCGGCAAATGCATGA
- the LOC125870312 gene encoding probable WRKY transcription factor 21 isoform X2: MEKIEEANRVAVESCHRVITMLSQPHGEKQFGNLVRETGEAVHKFKKVVTLLNSNLGHARVRKAKKISTPYPHSLLLENPSCKIDDQPKPLQLLPITYPENIRLENGSDVNRIHPSLELNSHSKNPLQLAQQTPLSSYHFAQQQQQLQQQQQRRYQLQQQQMKQQADMMYRRSNSGISLNFDSSTCTPTMSSTRSFISSLSIDGSVANLDGNAFHFIGASRSADQSSFQHKKRCSGRGEEGSVKCGSSGRCHCSKKRKHRVKRSIKVPAISNKLADIPPDEYSWRKYGQKPIKGSPHPRGYYKCSSMRGCPARKHVERCLEEPSMLIVTYEGEHNHPRLPSQSANA, encoded by the exons ATGGAGAAGATTGAGGAAGCTAACAGGGTTGCAGTTGAGAGTTGTCATAGAGTTATTACTATGTTATCTCAACCTCATGGTGAGAAACAGTTTGGAAATTTAGTAAGAGAGACTGGAGAGGCTGTTCACAAGTTCAAGAAAGTGGTGACTCtcttaaattcaaatttggGTCATGCAAGAGTAAGAAAAGCCAAGAAAATTTCGACCCCTTATCCTCATAGCCTCTTGTTAGAGAACCCAAGTTGTAAAATTGATGATCAGCCTAAACCTCTACAGTTGCTTCCTATCACCTATCCTGAAAATATTAGACTAGAAAATGGTTCTGATGTGAATAGGATTCACCCTTCATTGGAGTTAAACTCACATAGTAAAAATCCTCTTCAGTTAGCCCAACAAACACCTTTGTCAAGCTATCACTTTGCTCAACAGCAGCAGCAGTTACAACAGCAACAACAGAGGCGGTATCAGCTTCAGCAGCAACAAATGAAACAGCAGGCGGATATGATGTATCGGCGTAGCAATAGTGGGattagtttaaattttgataGCTCTACATGTACTCCAACTATGTCATCAACGAGGTCGTTTATCTCCTCGTTGAGTATTGATGGAAGTGTTGCTAACTTGGATGGTAATGCCTTCCATTTTATTGGGGCTTCTCGCTCTGCGGATCAGAGCTCATTTCAACATAAGAAAAG GTGCTCCGGAAGGGGAGAGGAGGGAAGTGTGAAATGTGGAAGCAGTGGCAGATGTCACTGCTCAAAGAAGAG GAAGCACAGGGTAAAGAGGTCAATCAAGGTTCCTGCTATAAGTAACAAACTAGCTGATATTCCCCCGGATGAGTATTCTTGGAGAAAATATGGACAGAAACCGATTAAAGGTTCTCCGCACCCCAG GGGATACTATAAGTGTAGCAGCATGAGAGGCTGTCCTGCCAGGAAACATGTCGAGCGATGCTTGGAAGAACCTTCGATGCTTATTGTCACTTACGAAGGAGAACATAACCATCCTAGGTTGCCATCTCAATCGGCAAATGCATGA